The Populus nigra chromosome 14, ddPopNigr1.1, whole genome shotgun sequence genome has a segment encoding these proteins:
- the LOC133672433 gene encoding kunitz type trypsin inhibitor 104-like, which produces MLGLIRGLSFICLLMAISCLAQGPPVLDTDGNPVTRGVEYYVDPAVTDVAGGLTLVTRNGSCPSYVGQVPIGPGNVQGLPVIFTPRNSGETVITENTQFTVAFSAASICVSDTTWGIGEEDPETTRRLIVIGDEPAIFSISRNQAPGPYTFGYCPECNTPPPCGRPRCGIAGILEQNGTRFLTIDGPAFPFSFRRA; this is translated from the coding sequence ATGTTGGGGTTGATTAGAGGTTTGAGCTTCATTTGTCTACTGATGGCTATATCATGCTTGGCTCAGGGCCCTCCTGTGCTTGATACTGATGGAAACCCTGTTACAAGAGGGGTAGAATACTATGTAGATCCTGCTGTAACTGATGTTGCTGGTGGTTTAACTCTAGTGACTCGCAATGGATCTTGTCCATCTTATGTTGGTCAGGTTCCTATTGGTCCTGGTAATGTTCAAGGCCTTCCAGTCATCTTCACCCCAAGAAATTCTGGAGAGACTGTCATCACTGAAAATACTCAATTCACTGTTGCATTTTCAGCTGCTTCGATTTGTGTTTCAGATACTACATGGGGTATAGGCGAGGAAGACCCAGAGACGACAAGGAGACTTATTGTGATTGGTGATGAACCAGCCATCTTTAGTATTAGCCGTAATCAAGCACCAGGTCCCTATACTTTTGGCTATTGCCCAGAATGCAACACTCCTCCACCTTGTGGGAGGCCAAGATGTGGGATTGCAGGTATTCTGGAACAGAATGGAACGAGGTTCTTAACCATAGATGGCCCTGCATTTCCTTTCAGCTTTAGAAGGGCTTGA
- the LOC133672447 gene encoding kunitz type trypsin inhibitor 104-like: MLRLIGSLSFIWLLMATSTMAQTLPAVLDADGQPLRSGVEYYVLPAVTDVAGGLTLVNLNNGSICPLFVGQEPLAPVVSRGTSVIFTPRVADTVVRETRDFTVAFTGVSVCAQSTAWRVGERNPETRRRYILAETNPIPSSNAWHFNIVKNDQGLYKFQWCPNCLTGACPKPLCGDAGIVVENERRLLVLDGPAFPFIFRRA; this comes from the coding sequence ATGTTGAGATTGATTGGAAGCTTGAGCTTTATATGGCTACTGATGGCCACATCCACAATGGCTCAAACCTTGCCTGCTGTGCTTGATGCAGATGGCCAACCTCTTAGAAGTGGTGTAGAATACTACGTGCTTCCAGCTGTAACTGATGTTGCCGGTGGCTTAACCCTTGTTAATCTTAACAACGGTTCCATATGTCCACTCTTTGTTGGGCAAGAGCCTCTTGCACCTGTTGTGTCCCGAGGCACTTCAGTCATATTCACACCACGGGTTGCGGATACTGTTGTAAGGGAGACAAGGGACTTCACTGTTGCATTCACTGGTGTATCAGTTTGTGCTCAGTCTACTGCATGGAGGGTAGGTGAGCGGAATCCAGAGACAAGGAGGAGGTATATCTTGGCTGAAACGAATCCTATTCCATCTTCTAATGCTTGGCACTTCAATATTGTCAAGAATGATCAAGGCCTCTACAAATTTCAATGGTGTCCAAATTGTCTCACCGGAGCTTGTCCCAAGCCTTTGTGTGGGGATGCTGGTATTGTGGTTGAGAATGAAAGGAGATTGCTGGTCTTGGATGGTCCCgcctttccttttatatttagaaGGGCTTGA